A region of the Anaerohalosphaeraceae bacterium genome:
CAAAGCGGCGATGTCATCGACTGACCCGTTCGGATTGACGGGGAACGGCCCCGGCTTGCCGGAGGCATCCACATAGCGAAAGGCGGCATAGCCGCCCTGGCGGACCTGCTCGAGAGCCGCAGCGTCTTTGGCAGCCAGTTTGCCTTCGCCGTGAGCAATCGGCAGGTAGATTCGCCGGCCCGGGTCCAGAAAAACGCAGCGGTCGGTGCCGGGCTGCAGATAAACCCAGCGGTCTTCAAACCGCCCGCTGTCATTGTCCGTGAGGGTAAACGAGGTCTGTCCGCCGCCGTTAAAGCCCGGCAGAAGACCGGTCTTAATCAGCACCTGAAAACCGTTGCAGATTCCGAGAATCAGCTTGCCTTTTTCCAGAAAAGTCATCATCGCATCCTGCAGATGATGAAGAATCTGATTGGCCAGGATTTTTCCGGCGGCGACATCGTCCCCGTAGCTGAATCCGCCCGGCAAAACCAGAATCTGAAATCCGTCGAGCAGGGCCGGATTTTCCTTGAGCCGGTTGATGTGAACCCGCTGAACGGCGGCACCGGCCAGTTCCAGCGCATGCTGGGTTTCCAAATCACAATTGATTCCGGCGGCTCGAAGCACAACAGCGTGAACAGTCGTCATACTCTATGCAATCCTCACAAAAAATTTCACCCGAGGGAAAGGGGATTCTTCCAGGCCGATTTGAGCGTATCCAGGTCGGCATCAATCACAAGCCGCTGATGAGCATCGCGAATCTGCAGCCGCGGCTGTTCCACCACCTCGCCGATTTGCCCAAAGGGCAGATTCAGCATCCGTTTGGCAAAGGCATGATAACAGGCAGGCGTCACTTCCACCAGGTACCGCGAATTGGATTCGCTGAAGAGCTGCTCAGCGGCCGTCCGGCAGTCCGGGGAAACCGGCAGCCCGCGCAAATCCGCCTGAATGCCCAGCCCGCCGGCAAACGCCATCTCCGCCAGAGCCGCCGCCAGTCCGCCTTCCGAACAGTCGTGGCAGCTGCGCACCAGACCGTCGGCAATCGCCTCGGAAAGCCGCTGGGCGATTTGCGGGGCCAGATTCAGGTCAACCGTCGGCACCGTCCCGCCGGTTTGACCATACAGACGGCTCAGATGAGAACCGCCCATCTCTTTGCGGGTCAACCCCACAATAAAGAGAAAGTTGCCGGGCTCCTTCAGGTCCATCGTGACGCATTTGCGAATATCCTCCACAATCCCTATAGCACTGATCAGCAGCGTCGGCGGAATGATAATCCGCGTGCCGTCCTCGCAGACAAACTCATTGTTCAGTGAATCTTTGCCGGAAATAAAGGGGGCTCCGAAGGCCTTGGCCCCGTCATAACAGGCCTGAGCGGCCCGCACCAGCGAGCCGAACGTTTGCGGACGGGAACAGTCGCCCCAGCAGAAATTATCCAAAAGGGCAATCCGGTCAAATCGGGCGCCGACGCAAATCAGATTGCGGACGGCCTCATCGATGCCGGAAAGAGCCATCCGATACGGGTCCAAATCGCCGTAGCACGGATTCATCCCGCAGGCAATCGCAATTCCGCGGTTGGAATGATATTTGGGACGAATCACCGCCGCATCCGAAGGGCCGTCGTTGGCAGCCCCCATCAGGGGCTTTATGACGCTGCCGCCCTGCACTTCATGGTCATACTGGCGAATAATCCATTCCTTGCTGGCGACATTATAAGAGGACAAAATCGCCAGCAGGTCTTCGGTGTAGGATTCTTTGGACGGAAACGGAGGTTCCGGCAGGCACGGCGTTCGCCAGACGGCTTTGCGGCTGTATTTGCAGATGCCTTCGTGGAGAAAATCCATCTCGAGCTGGCCGACCTGGACGCCGTTATACCGGAGTGTAAGTTTCTTATCATCGGTAAATCGGCCTATCACGGTGGCCTCGACATCTTCGGCGGCAAAGAGGTTCAGAATCGCTTCCAGATTTTCGGGCTTGACGGCGATAACCATCCGCTCCTGGGCCTCGCTGATCCAGATTTCCGTATAGCTGAGCCCCTGATATTTGAGAGGGACTTTTTCAAGGTTCACCTCCGCTCCCAGCTCGGCTCCCATTTCGCCGACAGCGCTGCTGAGCCCCCCTGCTCCGCAGTCCGTAATGGCTTCATACAACCCCGCATCCCGGGCCTGCAGGAGGGTGTCGAGCATCTTCTTTTCCGTGATGGCGTTTCCAATCTGCACGGCGTGCGAGAAAATCTCCTCGTGCTGATGGGTCATTTCCCCGCTGGAGAAGGTAGCGCCGTGGATGCCGTCGCGTCCAGTGCGTCCGCCGACAACCACAATCAAATGGCCGGTCTGCGGATGTTTGAAGCACTTGTCGCGTGGAATCAGACCGACATTCCCGCAGAAGACCAGCGGATTGGCAATGTATCGATTGTCAAAATAAACCGCCCCGTTGACTGTGGGGATGCCCATACGGTTCCCATAGTCCCGCACCCCGGCAACGACCCCTTTCAGAACCCGCCGGGGATGCAGCACCCCCTTGGGTACCTGGTCATGGGGTGTATTCGGCAGGCCGAAGCAGAAAACATCCGTATTGGCGATGGGTTTGGCTCCAAGGCCGGTGCCCATCGGGTCCCGGATAACACCGCCGATGCCGGTGGCCGCTCCGCCGTACGGGTCCAGGGCGGACGGATGATTATGGGTCTCGACCTTAAAGCAAACCGCCGTATCCTCATCAAATTCAATCACGCCGGCATTGTCCGAAAAAACCGAAATGCACCAGGGTTTGCTCAATTCCTGTGTGGCCTTAAAGACCGTCTCTTTGAGGAGGTTGCTGAAGTGAAATACCTGCCCGTCGCATTCGAACTCCACACTGCTTTTGAGCGTTTTGTGAACGCAGTGTTCGCTCCACGTTTGCGCAAGCGTTTCCAGCTCGATATCCGTCGGCTCCCGTCCGATGCGCCGGTAGTAGTCCTGTATGGTCTGCATTTCGCGAAGATTGAGGAACAAGTCTCGCTGGCGGCTGAGGCGGACAAGCCCTTCGTCATCCAGGTCGCGAATCGGCAGTTCAATCAGCTTGAGTTCATAGGGACGCGTATGAGGGCTGGGGGGTTCGGCCTCTGAGCCGATGACAACCTCTTCGATGCAGTCATTGGCCAGAACACGGCGGATAATCCGGTCGCGGTCTTTTTCGGTCAGCGCTCCGAGCAGAATATACTTGCGGGCCGTTCGAACATGCTCAACCGTCCGGGCCCCCATATCCCGGAGAGCTAATAAGACGGACTCCGCCACCGGGTCGGTTACACCGCTTTTCAGGTGCACTTCCAGAACACTGGCGGGCATCGGTCCGGCCGGCACTGTACTGCGCCCGATTAAAAAGTCCTGACAAACCGGGTCGCAAAGGAGTTCCTGACCGACCCGCCGGGCAAACGCTTCGTCAAAATCGGCTTCAATCAAATACACTTTGGCAAAGATAACTTCCTGAACGGACGAAACCCCGCATTCGCGGATATCGGCCAAAACGGCCTGTCCGTGCACATCGCGAAAACCCGGTTTGCTGGAAACTTCAAAACGCCACAGTTTGACAGTCATGGCCTGCTTACAACTCCGTATGAAGATTAAAAGAGTTCTTTCTGTTTGAGTTTGGCGGCAATCATTTTTTCCCGCTTGGAACGAGCTTTTTCGAGCAGACGTTCGATTTTCCGCTCATCCTGCTGCGAGATGGCCGTCCGAATTTTTTTTAATTCCGCAATCAGCCGGTCAATTCCCTGAATGCAGTTGCGCGGATTGGTCAGGAGAATATCCGTCCAGATATTGGCCGGGCCGGAGGCCACCCGGGAGGTATCCAGAAAGCCCTTGCCGGCAAAAGGCAGGATATCGGCGCTGTTGGCGTTCACGAGAGCCGCCGCGGCAATATGAGGCAGATGGCTGATATGTCCAAAGATGCGGTCATGACGCTGGGGCGTCATAACCAGAACCCGGCAGCCCAGCCGCTCCCAAAACTTCTTTAACAGGCGCAGAGCCGACAGCCGGGTGGAGGGAGTTTTCGTGAGAATACAGTTGGCCCCGGCCAGCAAGTCATCCCGGGCAAAATCCACCCCTCTTTTTTCGGAGCCGGCAATAGGATGCGAACCTACATACGCAATGTTGGAATCAAAAATCTCCCTCGCCCATCGGTGAGCCATCAGCTTGGTTGAACCGACATCGGTAATGACGCAGGAAGGTTTTACAAAAGGACGAATCTGCCCAAACAATACCGGAAATGTCCTTATTGGTGTAGCAAAGATAACTACATCTGCATCCCGAACACATTCCTCGAGCGAGTCGGCAATTTCTCCGGCGACCTGGAGCCGACGGGCCTTTTGACGGGTCTGTTTGCGGTGGCTGAACCCGCAGACCCGAACCGAAGGGAAAGCCCGCATAGCCGCTAAGCTGATGCTGGCTCCCAACAGACCCATTCCGACAATGCTGATTTTCTTTAAATCTTTCATTGAAAATTACTTACAGCAAAAAACAGAGAATTGTAATGTTTTAAGAAAGTACCGCCGGGGCTTCCGAAAGTCAATTTTTTTCTTTCTTTTGGACCAAGAAATTGGTATGATAACCACCCAGATTTCAGGACAAGAAAAAGCGAAAATCATGGTTCTGAATCATCGAAAGATGTTCAGAGTTTTTTTATTTATAGGAAATCTCTAAACGATGAGCAGTGCAAACAGCAGCCAGCCGGTTCCCTATCTTCCTTTTGAGGAAGAGGTAGCCAAGATTGACCAGCAGATAGCCCAGTTGGAAAGCGAAGATTCCCTTCAGGGCAAGCATGCCATAAAAATCCGCCAGCTTCAGGTCCAGCAAACGGAGCTGCTGCAGAAGATTTACAGCAATTTAACGCCCTGGCAGACGGTTCAGGTAGCCCGTCACCCGCGCCGGCCGCTTTTAGGGGATTATCTGAGCATGATGTTCAAGGATGTTCGGACCCTGCACGGGGACCGCTGCTTTGGGGATGACAAGGCGATTGTTACGGCGCTGGGGCAAATCGGCCGGCACAAGGTGATGATTGTCGGGCAGAACAAAGGACGGGAAATCAAGGAAAAAATCGCCTGCAATTTCGGCTGTCCAAACCCGGAAGGCTACCGCAAAGCACTGCGGAAGATGAAGTTTGCCGAAAAATTCGGGCTGCCGATTGTAACCCTGATTGACACCCCCGGGGCCTATCCGGGAGTAGGAGCCGAAGAACGGGGCCAGGCCCAGGCCATCGCTGTCAATCTGATGGAAATGTCGCGCCTGCGGGTCCCGATTGTTTGTGTGGTCATTGGGGAAGGCGGCTCAGGCGGCGCTTTGGGAATCGGAGTCGGCGACCGACTGGCCATGCTCGAATATGCTTATTACTCGGTGATTTCACCGGAGGGCTGTGCGGCGATTCTCTGGCACGACGGCACCCAGGCGCCGCAGGCAGCCGAATCGCTGAAACTCACGGCGAAAGAACTGATTAAACTGGGGGTAATCGATGCAGTTATTCCGGAACCTCTGGGCGGTGCGCATCGAAATCTGCACGACACGCTTTACAACGTCGAACAATATCTTGTGCGGACACTCAATCAGTTAAAACGCAAAAGCATCGATGAACTGCTCGAAGCCCGCTACCGGAAACTTCGTTCCATCGGCGAACACTGTCTGAACGCCCAGGAGCTCAAACCTCACATTCCGGAGCGGTTGTCGGCCAAGGCTCAACTCGAAAAGGCCGCACGAGAAGCTGACGAAGTCAAGGTTGAAATCCAGCAATAACGGACCGTTCCGCTCTTGAAAAACGGCGGCAATTTTGGTCTAATCTTAATCAGATACGGCTGTTTGGGATTCGAGGAGAGGTCCAATGACAAGCCGCCGAAAACGGAGGGGACAAACCAAGTATCCGCATATGTGCGGATTCTCCATATGGCTATTTGGGCTGCTCCAAATGAATGCTTTCCCCGCCGCGCTGACCTCCTTTTCCCAGAACGCCGACACGCTCGAACAATACAAAAAATACGAAGCCGTCTTCACTCTCGACACATCCTACAACAATCCATTTGATACAGATATTGTGGAAATCTGGGCGGAGATGACCTGTCCGGATTCAACCTCACTGTATGTGCCCGCTTTTTATTACCGTTCCTATCAAGTGAGCGGTTCGAACCCGGAAACCTACTCCAATCCGGGACCGGAACAGTGGCGATTCCGTTTCTCCCCCACGCAGGTCGGGCCTTATACGTATTCGCTTTATCTGAAGGACACATCGGGGACTCAAACGCTTTATACCGGCGGACATTTTGTGTGTATTCCGGGGCAAGAGAAAGGATTTATCCGGATTCATTCCGACGGTCGGACCTTTCGATATGACAACGGTCAGCCGCGCATTCATATCGGGCGAAATGTCGCCTGGACCGGCAGCGGCTGGG
Encoded here:
- a CDS encoding prephenate dehydrogenase; this encodes MKDLKKISIVGMGLLGASISLAAMRAFPSVRVCGFSHRKQTRQKARRLQVAGEIADSLEECVRDADVVIFATPIRTFPVLFGQIRPFVKPSCVITDVGSTKLMAHRWAREIFDSNIAYVGSHPIAGSEKRGVDFARDDLLAGANCILTKTPSTRLSALRLLKKFWERLGCRVLVMTPQRHDRIFGHISHLPHIAAAALVNANSADILPFAGKGFLDTSRVASGPANIWTDILLTNPRNCIQGIDRLIAELKKIRTAISQQDERKIERLLEKARSKREKMIAAKLKQKELF
- the purQ gene encoding phosphoribosylformylglycinamidine synthase I, which translates into the protein MTTVHAVVLRAAGINCDLETQHALELAGAAVQRVHINRLKENPALLDGFQILVLPGGFSYGDDVAAGKILANQILHHLQDAMMTFLEKGKLILGICNGFQVLIKTGLLPGFNGGGQTSFTLTDNDSGRFEDRWVYLQPGTDRCVFLDPGRRIYLPIAHGEGKLAAKDAAALEQVRQGGYAAFRYVDASGKPGPFPVNPNGSVDDIAALTDSTGRILGLMPHPERFVRWTQHPHWTRLKINEQEPTDGMMIFTNAVRYIREHF
- a CDS encoding acetyl-CoA carboxylase carboxyltransferase subunit alpha, which produces MSSANSSQPVPYLPFEEEVAKIDQQIAQLESEDSLQGKHAIKIRQLQVQQTELLQKIYSNLTPWQTVQVARHPRRPLLGDYLSMMFKDVRTLHGDRCFGDDKAIVTALGQIGRHKVMIVGQNKGREIKEKIACNFGCPNPEGYRKALRKMKFAEKFGLPIVTLIDTPGAYPGVGAEERGQAQAIAVNLMEMSRLRVPIVCVVIGEGGSGGALGIGVGDRLAMLEYAYYSVISPEGCAAILWHDGTQAPQAAESLKLTAKELIKLGVIDAVIPEPLGGAHRNLHDTLYNVEQYLVRTLNQLKRKSIDELLEARYRKLRSIGEHCLNAQELKPHIPERLSAKAQLEKAAREADEVKVEIQQ
- the purL gene encoding phosphoribosylformylglycinamidine synthase subunit PurL — its product is MTVKLWRFEVSSKPGFRDVHGQAVLADIRECGVSSVQEVIFAKVYLIEADFDEAFARRVGQELLCDPVCQDFLIGRSTVPAGPMPASVLEVHLKSGVTDPVAESVLLALRDMGARTVEHVRTARKYILLGALTEKDRDRIIRRVLANDCIEEVVIGSEAEPPSPHTRPYELKLIELPIRDLDDEGLVRLSRQRDLFLNLREMQTIQDYYRRIGREPTDIELETLAQTWSEHCVHKTLKSSVEFECDGQVFHFSNLLKETVFKATQELSKPWCISVFSDNAGVIEFDEDTAVCFKVETHNHPSALDPYGGAATGIGGVIRDPMGTGLGAKPIANTDVFCFGLPNTPHDQVPKGVLHPRRVLKGVVAGVRDYGNRMGIPTVNGAVYFDNRYIANPLVFCGNVGLIPRDKCFKHPQTGHLIVVVGGRTGRDGIHGATFSSGEMTHQHEEIFSHAVQIGNAITEKKMLDTLLQARDAGLYEAITDCGAGGLSSAVGEMGAELGAEVNLEKVPLKYQGLSYTEIWISEAQERMVIAVKPENLEAILNLFAAEDVEATVIGRFTDDKKLTLRYNGVQVGQLEMDFLHEGICKYSRKAVWRTPCLPEPPFPSKESYTEDLLAILSSYNVASKEWIIRQYDHEVQGGSVIKPLMGAANDGPSDAAVIRPKYHSNRGIAIACGMNPCYGDLDPYRMALSGIDEAVRNLICVGARFDRIALLDNFCWGDCSRPQTFGSLVRAAQACYDGAKAFGAPFISGKDSLNNEFVCEDGTRIIIPPTLLISAIGIVEDIRKCVTMDLKEPGNFLFIVGLTRKEMGGSHLSRLYGQTGGTVPTVDLNLAPQIAQRLSEAIADGLVRSCHDCSEGGLAAALAEMAFAGGLGIQADLRGLPVSPDCRTAAEQLFSESNSRYLVEVTPACYHAFAKRMLNLPFGQIGEVVEQPRLQIRDAHQRLVIDADLDTLKSAWKNPLSLG